A part of Prevotella melaninogenica genomic DNA contains:
- a CDS encoding cytochrome d ubiquinol oxidase subunit II: MTYDFLQHYWWFIISLLGGLLVFLLFVQGANSMIFQLGKTEEERRMLINSTGRKWEFTFTTLVTFGGAFFASFPLFYSTSFGSAYWVWLLILFTFIIQAVSYEFQNKAGNLFGVCTFQVCLIINGILGPLLLGGAVATFFTGSNFIVEKGNITDFMQPVISHWANGSRGLDVLLNPWVVIFGISVVFLARILGTLYINNNVNDDIIRGRVRKQLVVNTALFLLFFLPFLIVTLVGEGYAVNEAGIIFMEPMKYLNNLLVMWPLAIILLVGVVLLLFGIVKTILKPAYIRGIWPAGIGVVLVVLVLFLIAGWNNTAYYPSTADLQSSLTLQNSSSSEFTLKAMFYVSFLVPFVLAYIVYAWRAIDKKEIDRKEIAEDDHSY; encoded by the coding sequence ATGACATACGATTTTCTGCAACACTACTGGTGGTTCATCATCTCACTCTTAGGTGGACTACTTGTTTTCCTACTTTTTGTACAGGGTGCAAACTCTATGATTTTCCAGTTGGGTAAGACAGAGGAAGAGCGTCGCATGCTCATCAATTCAACTGGTCGCAAGTGGGAGTTTACCTTTACAACACTCGTTACATTTGGTGGAGCATTCTTTGCTTCATTCCCCTTGTTCTATAGTACCAGTTTTGGTAGTGCTTATTGGGTTTGGCTGTTAATCCTCTTCACATTCATCATTCAGGCTGTCAGCTATGAATTTCAGAATAAGGCAGGTAATCTCTTTGGTGTATGTACCTTCCAGGTATGCTTGATTATTAATGGTATTCTTGGTCCATTACTTTTAGGTGGAGCTGTTGCAACTTTCTTTACAGGATCTAACTTCATCGTAGAGAAAGGAAATATCACTGATTTCATGCAACCTGTCATCTCCCATTGGGCAAATGGTTCACGTGGACTTGACGTACTGCTTAATCCATGGGTGGTTATTTTCGGAATTTCTGTGGTATTCCTTGCACGAATCCTCGGCACACTCTATATTAATAATAATGTGAACGATGATATTATCCGTGGACGTGTTCGTAAACAGTTGGTTGTAAACACAGCTCTCTTCTTGCTGTTCTTCTTGCCTTTCCTCATTGTAACATTGGTAGGCGAGGGCTATGCGGTAAATGAAGCTGGTATTATCTTTATGGAGCCAATGAAGTATTTGAACAACCTCTTGGTTATGTGGCCATTAGCTATCATCCTACTTGTAGGTGTTGTTCTCTTGCTATTTGGAATTGTTAAGACTATTCTAAAGCCAGCTTACATCCGTGGTATTTGGCCTGCAGGTATTGGTGTAGTATTGGTTGTATTAGTGCTCTTCCTCATTGCGGGATGGAATAACACTGCTTACTATCCATCAACTGCCGATCTCCAAAGTTCTTTGACACTTCAGAATAGCTCTTCAAGTGAGTTCACACTGAAGGCTATGTTCTACGTTAGCTTCCTTGTTCCATTCGTTTTAGCATACATCGTTTATGCTTGGCGTGCAATCGACAAGAAAGAAATTGACCGTAAAGAAATTGCTGAGGATGACCATTCTTATTAA